In one Mustela lutreola isolate mMusLut2 chromosome 8, mMusLut2.pri, whole genome shotgun sequence genomic region, the following are encoded:
- the SPSB2 gene encoding SPRY domain-containing SOCS box protein 2 isoform X1 yields the protein MGQTALAGGSSTTPTPQTLYPDLSCPEGLEELLSAPRPDLGAQQRHGWNPKDCSENIEVKEGGLCFERRPVAQSTDGARGKKGYSRGLHAWEISWPREQRGTHAVVGVATALAPLQADHYAALLGSNSESWGWDIGRGKLYHQSKGPGAPQYPARPHGEQLEVPERLLVVLDMEEGTLGYAIGGTYLGPAFRGLKGRTLYPAVSAVWGQCQVRISYLGGRKVEPHSLLHLSRLCVRHALGDTRLGQVSALPLPPAMKRYLLYQ from the exons ATGGGCCAGACGGCCCTGGCAGGGGGCAGCAGCACCACCCCAACCCCACAGACCCTGTACCCTGACCTCTCTTGTCCCGAGGGCTTGGAGGAGCTGCTGTCTGCTCCCCGTCCTGATCTGGGAGCCCAACAGCGCCACGGCTGGAATCCCAAGGACTGCTCAGAGAACATCGAGGTCAAGGAAGGGGGGTTATGCTTTGAGCGACGGCCCGTGGCCCAGAGCACTGATGGGGCTCGGGGTAAGAAAGGCTACTCGAGGGGCTTGCACGCCTGGGAGATCAGCTGGCCCCGGGAACAGAGGGGTACCCACGCCGTGGTGGGCGTGGCCACGGCCCTCGCTCCGCTGCAGGCTGACCACTATGCGGCGCTGCTGGGCAGCAACAGCGAGTCGTGGGGCTGGGACATTGGGCGGGGGAAGCTGTATCATCAGAGCAAGGGGCCCGGGGCCCCTCAGTATCCAGCCAGACCTCACGGTGAACAGCTGGAGGTGCCGGAGAGGCTACTGGTGGTTCTGGACATGGAAGAGGGAACTCTGGGCTACGCTATTGGGGGCACCTACCTGGGGCCAGCCTTCCGCGGACTGAAGGGCAGGACCCTGTATCCGGCAGTAAGCGCTGTTTGGGGCCAGTGCCAGGTCCGCATCAGCTACCTGGGTGGAAGGAAAG tgGAGCCACACTCCCTGCTGCACCTGAGCCGCCTGTGTGTGCGTCACGCCCTGGGGGATACCCGGCTTGGCCAGGTATctgctctccctttgccccctgccATGAAGCGGTACCTGCTCTACCAGTGA
- the SPSB2 gene encoding SPRY domain-containing SOCS box protein 2 isoform X2, translating to MGQTALAGGSSTTPTPQTLYPDLSCPEGLEELLSAPRPDLGAQQRHGWNPKDCSENIEVKEGGLCFERRPVAQSTDGARGKKGYSRGLHAWEISWPREQRGTHAVVGVATALAPLQADHYAALLGSNSESWGWDIGRGKLYHQSKGPGAPQYPARPHGEQLEVPERLLVVLDMEEGTLGYAIGGTYLGPAFRGLKGRTLYPAVSAVWGQCQVRISYLGGRKVQGMAKRLHSCYLTVSQQQ from the exons ATGGGCCAGACGGCCCTGGCAGGGGGCAGCAGCACCACCCCAACCCCACAGACCCTGTACCCTGACCTCTCTTGTCCCGAGGGCTTGGAGGAGCTGCTGTCTGCTCCCCGTCCTGATCTGGGAGCCCAACAGCGCCACGGCTGGAATCCCAAGGACTGCTCAGAGAACATCGAGGTCAAGGAAGGGGGGTTATGCTTTGAGCGACGGCCCGTGGCCCAGAGCACTGATGGGGCTCGGGGTAAGAAAGGCTACTCGAGGGGCTTGCACGCCTGGGAGATCAGCTGGCCCCGGGAACAGAGGGGTACCCACGCCGTGGTGGGCGTGGCCACGGCCCTCGCTCCGCTGCAGGCTGACCACTATGCGGCGCTGCTGGGCAGCAACAGCGAGTCGTGGGGCTGGGACATTGGGCGGGGGAAGCTGTATCATCAGAGCAAGGGGCCCGGGGCCCCTCAGTATCCAGCCAGACCTCACGGTGAACAGCTGGAGGTGCCGGAGAGGCTACTGGTGGTTCTGGACATGGAAGAGGGAACTCTGGGCTACGCTATTGGGGGCACCTACCTGGGGCCAGCCTTCCGCGGACTGAAGGGCAGGACCCTGTATCCGGCAGTAAGCGCTGTTTGGGGCCAGTGCCAGGTCCGCATCAGCTACCTGGGTGGAAGGAAAG TGCAGGGAATGGCAAAAAGGCTTCACAGCTGTTACTTGACTGTATCCCAGCAGCAGTAG